A segment of the Vagococcus hydrophili genome:
CTTCACTCAGAACACTAGCCTCAAATGTAAATAATGCGAATTCAACGTCACTTAATTTCATGTTAGTTTTTCTTCTAACAAATCCATTTTTTTCATAAAATGCAATTCTTCTTTGTCTAATAATCAGCTCTTTTTGACTGTCTGCAAAGTCTGGATCTTCGGATTCTATTAATAATTCAGAAATCATGTCATTATTCTTAATCCACGCAAGCATTTTACTGCCATAACCAGAACCTCGTAAATGGCTAGTTACAGCAAAATAATCCAAAATCTTAATCTCCTCAGAGTACCAAGAAAAACATGCGTAGGCTTTAATTTCAGACGCTTCTTCCATAATAAAACAAGCATACTTCTCTTGATCGTAGGCAGTTAGAATCGTCTCGAGGGTTTTTAATTCATTTTCAGGAAAATCATGAATCATAAACTGATTGTAGATATCAGCAAAGTCTTCTTTTTTAATTTGTTTAAATAGTATTGTCATCTGTTCCTCCTGTTTTTCAATCACATTAAATATCTAATAAGTCCCATAGTAACAATCCCAGTCACAACTGTCCAGATTAAACTTTTAGTCCAAAATCCGATGATGATGGTTGGAATACTTGCTAATAAATTTTCTGTGTTGATCCCCGTCATTTCGCTATTTTTTGACACAAATAAGGTTTGAGCAAACAGTGCCGTCAAAATACACATTGGAATATAGGACATAAATTTTTTAGTTCGTGTTGAAAATACCATTTTTTTACTAAAAATAAAGGGAATCACTCTCGGAAGCCACGTTACAATGCCGCATCCTATGATTGTTAGGATGATGAGCCAATTATCGTTTATCATCTGTCATAACCCCCACTCCACACCCTATTATTGTTGCAATTAAAACACTCATTTCCATTGAAATAATATGAGACAGTAAGTATAAACTAAGCACGATGACACCTAAAATAAGCAGCGTTTGTCCTGTTTTATTTTTTAATGGATAGTCTATTTGTAAAATAATTAAACCAATGAACATCGCTACTAAAGCATAATCTAAGCCAATTAAATTAGGATCAGGAATCAAGTTACCTAGAACAGCTCCTAACAACGTTGAAAGAATCCACGTTAGATAAGCGGTTATATTTAACCCATTTGACCATTGAAAAGAGACTTTCTTT
Coding sequences within it:
- a CDS encoding GNAT family N-acetyltransferase — protein: MTILFKQIKKEDFADIYNQFMIHDFPENELKTLETILTAYDQEKYACFIMEEASEIKAYACFSWYSEEIKILDYFAVTSHLRGSGYGSKMLAWIKNNDMISELLIESEDPDFADSQKELIIRQRRIAFYEKNGFVRRKTNMKLSDVEFALFTFEASVLSEESLIKEISQIYHHITPNLSIESY
- a CDS encoding AzlD domain-containing protein, producing MINDNWLIILTIIGCGIVTWLPRVIPFIFSKKMVFSTRTKKFMSYIPMCILTALFAQTLFVSKNSEMTGINTENLLASIPTIIIGFWTKSLIWTVVTGIVTMGLIRYLM